The Fictibacillus arsenicus genome contains a region encoding:
- a CDS encoding Lrp/AsnC family transcriptional regulator has protein sequence MKIDDTDRKILELLTQDGRMSYAEIGKELNLSRVSVRERVNQMRKAGVIEKFSVVIDSEAAGKTVSAFFEVDCEPAYLVKVAEKLVNNPSVASCYQMTGPSTLHMHVLVEDFPSLEKFINNELYGIKGISRVESHILLRRFKSRSGLKL, from the coding sequence TTGAAAATAGATGATACAGATCGAAAAATATTAGAGCTGCTGACTCAAGATGGAAGAATGTCTTATGCAGAGATCGGTAAAGAGCTGAACCTTTCCCGGGTTTCTGTTCGGGAGCGCGTGAACCAGATGAGAAAAGCAGGTGTTATTGAAAAGTTCAGCGTGGTCATTGATTCAGAAGCGGCAGGTAAAACAGTCTCAGCGTTTTTCGAAGTAGACTGTGAACCGGCATACCTCGTAAAAGTAGCGGAAAAGCTCGTGAATAATCCAAGTGTGGCCAGCTGCTATCAGATGACAGGGCCGAGTACCTTACATATGCACGTATTAGTGGAAGACTTTCCTTCACTGGAGAAATTCATAAACAATGAACTCTATGGAATCAAAGGTATTTCCAGAGTGGAATCGCATATTCTTTTAAGAAGATTCAAGAGCAGATCTGGATTAAAACTATAA
- the yhfH gene encoding protein YhfH: MKNYLELHFNIPKKTCVECGCVIEEQHESYLYECERCIGKHER, encoded by the coding sequence ATGAAAAACTATCTTGAGCTTCACTTCAATATCCCAAAGAAAACGTGTGTCGAGTGTGGATGTGTGATTGAGGAGCAGCATGAATCTTACCTTTATGAGTGCGAACGCTGTATCGGAAAACACGAGAGGTAA